Within Desulfolithobacter dissulfuricans, the genomic segment TAACTTATTGAGTTTGTTGGCTTTTTTCGTTATTCCTTGACCGTGCTTTTTTTTCGTTCATCAATGCTCAAAATAATCGTATATGTGACAATTATCAGAGAAAATTAAATTTTGAATATCTTAATATGTGCAAATTGAATTGTTCAAAAAACGCATATATGAAACGTTTTTATGTGCTATCGGGCACTCAGAAAATGTGATTTTTTTTCACAGAGCACAAAAAAGCCCCGCATCCGTTCAGGACACAAGGCTCAATTCAGCTTGAAACTGTATGTACGATATGAGCTACACGGCCTCTCTGATCTTGATCACCTTCCCTTCCTTCCCAGTTAACAACTGCTTTAAACGATTATTCCACTTGCTCAGTGCGGCTGTCTTTTCCTGAAGATAATCATGCCTGTCATAAGTTGCAGATATACCCTGTTCTTTATGGTTCAACAGTCTTTCTGCAACAATTTTATTGATCCCTAATTTTGCTAAATTAGTTCTAACTGTTCTCCTCAGATCATGAGGCGTTGCTTTCTCAGTCCAGCCAAGTTTCAATATTATCTTCTGCATTCGATGAATAGGGCTGGTGTTTGTAAGAGGTTTTTGCTTTGATTTTCCTGGGAATACATAACGGCTTCCATCAGATTTCAATTTCATTTGCTTTATTATTTCAATCGCCATTTCATTCAACGGAACAACGTGTGTAAGATTATTTTTTGTTTTATCAGATGGTATCGTCCACAATGCATTTTGAATCTGAATTTCAGTCCACTCTGCAAGTCTAACCTCTCCCGGCCTTTGCCCAGTAGCGAGAATCATTTTTAATATCATTTCTCCAGGACTTGATCCAAGAGCATTCCAGAACTCGACTATTTCAGTATCTGACAGGATGCGCTCTCTTGGCTTTTCAGAAGTACGCTTCTTCATACCGTAAACAGGTGACAACTCTATCACATCCCGCTCCATAGCGTAGTTGAACATTTTAGACAAAAGAGCGTGTGTCCGGTTTGCCATTACAAGGCTGCCTCTGTCTGCTACATTGTCAATCACGGCAATTAAATCACGC encodes:
- a CDS encoding tyrosine-type recombinase/integrase, which codes for MGKNKSEKFNFTMSRLNALEPGPKRKYVFDSKQPGLRVSVTKTGVKSFQFQAWSKTLGKPLTRTLGRIETMSIAEARKQAAALLAEINQGTDIERKKQDEKRQRQLEPTVKEFAVEYIEKYAKINKKSWKEDQRILNVNILPVIGSLKMSEVKRRDLIAVIDNVADRGSLVMANRTHALLSKMFNYAMERDVIELSPVYGMKKRTSEKPRERILSDTEIVEFWNALGSSPGEMILKMILATGQRPGEVRLAEWTEIQIQNALWTIPSDKTKNNLTHVVPLNEMAIEIIKQMKLKSDGSRYVFPGKSKQKPLTNTSPIHRMQKIILKLGWTEKATPHDLRRTVRTNLAKLGINKIVAERLLNHKEQGISATYDRHDYLQEKTAALSKWNNRLKQLLTGKEGKVIKIREAV